Proteins found in one Candidatus Zymogenaceae bacterium genomic segment:
- a CDS encoding PAS domain S-box protein, with translation MAHERLSVLFITDIPEDIEHIQKACSEIPGTPLLLQTSPTCTEGIERLLEGRFDAVILNGGSPGEDRLDDLRDLVSKFPHIPMVYYGSDDREDHALAALDHGAVDYLLKRNVNRHTLMRAIRYTIGLTGGRERISMFRFEAILENAPLGIVCVDMDGVIVYQNRASRAIAIDETSENLPDSAVGTNIFSLPGVTRDEQGKHTLKALLNGTPFSPRVVSYLSTTDMTIMMEVSGKPLFSKAGSQIGAVIMIANVTDRAAVEAALRESELKYKVIADSVPVGIFIHVDGFIRYAGTEAMRMLGYDEEEDIVGRFILDYVHEDDRQIVMESSQARARGEDPPVGYEVRMIRQDGTLCPVLIYASRVSYMGEDAIQGVFIDISEKQGLEEDRRRYLERLMDSEERYRTLVETSTESIVVVQEKRIVFFNSRFRDNLGYSDDDLLGADFGVFIHPDELETVTSHYHRKIEGGEAPTHYEFRCVKKNDEVVIAEVSLSSIEWENKPAALCFLRDVTERHEAQKLLQESEERYRELVENIDDFVYIMSGTGDTIFVNKALEKMLGYTWDDFIRINYRDIMTPESLQIAEEMFKRQLVGEDVGTVEYRFRHKNGNVRVVEVRERFVWKDGRVVEVHGIGRDITERKKSEEALRESEEKYRNVVERANDGILIIRDTLLNYANPSMSRIIGYSTEELLDTPFADYVHPDDIALTSDRYHRRMQGEDVPVFYEISLVTKDGRTVHVEVNGGLIQYQGAAADLVFVRDITERVKAEEALRESEEKLRNIFESSQEVIFVTGLDGSISTINPAGERLLGYSREELLTMNSLDFYAEAAKREKAIELMSRYGYVKDFEIRIVTHGDTLLECLLNATAIRNREGKVVAFQGSLRDITERKLLELQLINSQRMEAVGQLAGGMAHNFNNLLAGIMGYAEFLLSKKSEDDPDFKALSTIHEGTLRASELTRQLLDIARGGDFIRKPLSLNNVVDRVMPLVSGTFQRSIVVDIHLEDDIALIEGDPGQLEQCLLNLCINARDAMPDGGTLTIETRENYLDEEFCRRHLDAHEGNYVILTVSDTGVGMSRDIQEHVFEPFFSTKEEKGGTGMGLATVYSTVRHHGGIITFYSERNQGTTFRLYFPVIEGTSVEVAKHVDVPDQTGHETILLVDDEAMVLEVWSDYLLEKGYEVYVAKEGVGAVDIFRRKSSTIDLVILDYVLPGISAHEVLKQLRAVNPDVTVVITSGYSENGQAGDILAEDVDGFIQKPTPLTVMHRKIRELMAWKKQTGGSE, from the coding sequence ATGGCCCACGAACGGCTTTCCGTTCTTTTTATTACAGACATTCCCGAAGATATCGAACATATCCAAAAGGCATGCTCGGAAATCCCGGGTACACCTCTTTTGCTTCAAACCTCCCCCACCTGTACCGAGGGGATTGAGCGGCTTTTAGAGGGGCGCTTTGACGCGGTGATTCTGAACGGCGGATCCCCCGGGGAAGACCGCCTCGATGATCTTCGGGACCTGGTATCAAAATTCCCGCACATTCCGATGGTCTATTACGGGTCTGACGACCGGGAAGACCACGCCCTGGCGGCCTTGGATCACGGCGCCGTCGATTACCTCTTGAAACGAAACGTAAACCGCCACACCCTCATGCGTGCGATTCGGTACACGATTGGGTTGACCGGGGGGCGGGAGCGTATCAGCATGTTTCGTTTCGAAGCGATTCTGGAAAACGCCCCGCTCGGCATCGTGTGTGTCGACATGGACGGTGTGATCGTGTATCAAAACCGTGCCTCCCGGGCCATCGCCATCGACGAGACATCTGAAAACCTTCCCGATTCCGCCGTAGGGACAAACATCTTTTCACTCCCCGGCGTGACACGGGACGAACAGGGGAAACACACCCTGAAAGCCTTATTGAACGGAACGCCTTTTTCCCCGCGTGTCGTGTCGTACCTTTCCACCACTGATATGACCATCATGATGGAGGTCTCAGGGAAACCCCTCTTTAGTAAGGCGGGATCGCAAATTGGCGCGGTTATCATGATCGCCAATGTGACCGATCGGGCGGCCGTGGAAGCGGCCCTTCGGGAAAGCGAGTTGAAATACAAGGTCATTGCCGACAGTGTGCCGGTGGGGATATTTATCCATGTGGACGGTTTCATTCGGTATGCGGGGACCGAGGCAATGCGGATGCTGGGGTATGACGAAGAGGAGGATATCGTCGGCAGGTTTATACTCGATTACGTACACGAGGATGACCGACAGATCGTTATGGAGAGCTCACAGGCCAGGGCTCGGGGCGAAGATCCTCCGGTGGGCTACGAGGTCCGCATGATCAGACAGGACGGTACGCTGTGTCCGGTTTTAATCTATGCGAGCCGCGTTTCCTATATGGGAGAGGATGCGATCCAGGGAGTATTTATCGATATCAGTGAAAAACAGGGTCTGGAGGAGGATCGAAGGCGGTATCTTGAAAGACTCATGGATTCGGAGGAGCGATACAGAACCCTGGTGGAAACATCCACCGAAAGCATTGTCGTCGTCCAGGAGAAGAGGATAGTTTTCTTCAACAGCCGATTCAGAGATAATCTGGGATATTCCGATGACGATCTTCTGGGGGCTGATTTCGGCGTATTCATTCACCCCGATGAACTGGAAACGGTAACCTCCCATTACCACCGTAAGATTGAGGGTGGAGAGGCGCCGACACATTATGAATTTCGGTGCGTGAAAAAAAACGATGAGGTGGTAATAGCCGAGGTCAGCCTCTCATCGATCGAATGGGAGAACAAACCCGCGGCCCTCTGTTTTCTCCGGGATGTGACTGAACGACACGAGGCCCAAAAACTCCTGCAGGAATCGGAAGAGCGTTACCGGGAACTGGTTGAGAATATCGATGATTTCGTCTACATCATGAGCGGCACAGGGGATACGATCTTCGTCAACAAAGCCCTTGAAAAGATGCTCGGCTACACCTGGGATGATTTTATCAGGATCAACTATCGGGACATTATGACTCCCGAGTCACTGCAGATTGCTGAGGAGATGTTCAAGAGGCAGCTTGTCGGTGAAGATGTGGGGACTGTTGAATACCGATTTCGTCATAAAAACGGCAACGTCAGAGTGGTTGAGGTCAGGGAGCGGTTTGTCTGGAAAGACGGGCGAGTGGTGGAGGTTCACGGCATCGGTCGTGACATTACCGAACGGAAAAAGAGCGAGGAGGCTCTGAGGGAGTCGGAAGAGAAATATAGAAACGTCGTTGAGCGGGCCAATGACGGCATTCTCATCATCCGGGATACTCTTCTGAATTACGCAAATCCAAGCATGTCGAGAATAATCGGGTATTCCACGGAAGAGCTTCTGGACACCCCCTTCGCGGACTACGTTCACCCCGATGATATCGCATTGACAAGTGACCGCTACCATCGCCGAATGCAGGGCGAAGACGTGCCGGTATTTTATGAAATATCACTCGTCACAAAGGACGGCAGGACCGTGCATGTTGAGGTTAACGGCGGCCTGATACAATACCAGGGCGCTGCGGCCGACCTGGTCTTCGTTCGGGACATCACCGAGCGTGTCAAGGCCGAAGAGGCCCTCAGGGAGTCGGAGGAGAAGCTCAGGAATATTTTCGAATCCTCCCAGGAGGTTATTTTTGTCACCGGTCTCGATGGTTCGATCTCGACCATAAATCCCGCCGGCGAGCGCCTGCTCGGTTATTCCCGGGAGGAACTGCTCACAATGAATTCCCTCGATTTCTATGCCGAGGCGGCAAAAAGAGAGAAGGCTATTGAGCTGATGAGTCGCTACGGGTACGTCAAGGATTTTGAAATTCGGATTGTCACTCATGGCGATACACTGCTGGAGTGTTTGCTTAACGCCACCGCAATCAGGAACCGCGAGGGGAAGGTCGTCGCCTTTCAGGGAAGCCTGCGGGATATTACCGAGAGAAAACTACTGGAGCTGCAGCTCATCAATTCCCAGAGGATGGAAGCGGTGGGGCAGTTGGCTGGGGGCATGGCCCACAATTTCAATAATCTTTTGGCGGGGATCATGGGGTATGCTGAATTCCTGCTTTCGAAAAAAAGCGAGGATGATCCGGACTTCAAGGCGTTGAGCACCATTCACGAAGGGACACTGCGGGCGTCTGAGCTGACCAGACAGCTTCTGGACATCGCCCGGGGCGGTGATTTTATCCGAAAACCCCTCAGCCTTAATAATGTGGTGGACCGGGTGATGCCGCTTGTGTCCGGGACGTTTCAAAGGTCGATAGTCGTTGATATTCATCTGGAGGATGACATTGCACTGATCGAGGGTGATCCGGGACAGCTTGAGCAATGCCTTTTGAATTTATGCATCAACGCCCGGGACGCCATGCCCGACGGCGGAACGCTGACCATCGAAACCAGGGAGAATTATCTGGACGAGGAATTCTGTCGGAGGCATCTTGACGCCCATGAGGGGAATTACGTGATCCTGACGGTGTCGGATACGGGTGTCGGCATGAGCCGGGACATCCAGGAGCATGTATTCGAGCCTTTTTTCAGCACGAAGGAAGAAAAGGGCGGCACCGGTATGGGGCTTGCCACGGTATACAGCACCGTCAGACATCATGGCGGAATCATCACCTTCTATTCGGAAAGGAACCAGGGGACGACCTTTCGTCTCTATTTCCCCGTCATCGAGGGGACCAGTGTGGAAGTGGCAAAGCATGTGGACGTACCCGATCAGACGGGACACGAAACAATACTCCTGGTGGATGACGAAGCGATGGTGCTTGAGGTGTGGAGCGATTACCTGCTGGAAAAGGGGTATGAAGTATATGTCGCAAAAGAGGGTGTGGGCGCCGTTGATATCTTTCGGCGGAAGAGCTCGACCATTGATCTGGTTATCCTCGATTACGTGCTTCCGGGAATCAGCGCTCACGAGGTACTCAAGCAGCTTCGAGCCGTTAATCCGGACGTCACGGTGGTGATAACATCCGGATACAGTGAAAACGGACAGGCCGGGGATATCCTTGCCGAGGACGTAGACGGATTCATACAGAAACCGACTCCCCTGACGGTCATGCATCGGAAAATCCGGGAGCTTATGGCCTGGAAAAAACAGACCGGGGGCTCCGAATAA
- a CDS encoding SDR family NAD(P)-dependent oxidoreductase — protein MRKASHFSHSASIVTGAASGIGRELARRLAILGARVYAVDIDEKGLLDTKERLGRDGVSMEIHRLDVTDGNAVRELFERIAGERGRIDYVFNNAGIAIVAETQDMTGDLWRRIVEVNLMGVIHGATTAYRMMVKQGFGHIINTASLAGLVPVSSETAYTTTKFGVVGLSLSLRGEGRVLGVKVSVVCPGFVRTEIMQRVEVVGATREKYMQQMPPMMDVEKAVDVILRGVRKNRGIIPVGLDAWSLWLGYRIWPGLMTPINNKIIRVLRNAKENASEDR, from the coding sequence ATGAGAAAAGCTTCGCATTTTTCCCATTCGGCCTCAATCGTCACGGGAGCGGCGTCAGGAATCGGCAGGGAACTCGCCCGCCGACTGGCGATTCTCGGCGCCCGGGTGTATGCTGTGGATATCGACGAGAAGGGGCTTTTGGACACGAAAGAGCGGCTCGGGCGGGACGGTGTTTCGATGGAAATCCACCGTCTGGACGTAACGGACGGCAATGCGGTACGGGAACTGTTTGAGCGGATCGCGGGTGAACGGGGTAGGATCGATTATGTCTTCAACAACGCCGGGATCGCCATCGTCGCCGAAACCCAGGATATGACCGGAGATTTGTGGAGAAGGATCGTCGAGGTCAACCTAATGGGGGTGATTCACGGCGCCACGACGGCGTATCGCATGATGGTGAAACAGGGATTCGGGCACATCATAAACACCGCCTCTCTGGCGGGCCTGGTGCCCGTCAGTTCGGAAACCGCGTATACCACGACAAAATTTGGGGTAGTGGGGCTTTCCCTGTCTCTGCGGGGTGAGGGGCGGGTCCTGGGGGTGAAGGTAAGTGTGGTGTGCCCAGGATTCGTCAGGACGGAGATCATGCAGCGTGTGGAGGTGGTGGGGGCAACCCGGGAGAAATACATGCAACAGATGCCGCCGATGATGGACGTGGAAAAGGCCGTCGACGTCATCCTTCGGGGTGTCAGAAAGAACCGGGGGATCATCCCGGTGGGTCTGGATGCCTGGTCTCTCTGGCTGGGCTATCGAATCTGGCCAGGCCTGATGACCCCCATAAACAATAAGATCATCCGCGTTCTGCGGAACGCAAAGGAGAATGCGTCGGAGGATCGCTGA
- a CDS encoding radical SAM protein, whose protein sequence is MGRDLKAENLSVSVPNRGCDKNCPYCISRMTGYVKNDYSRMVRNTEKIKNVARAAEVTSVLFTGKGEPVLAWEELMALGREFAGWPLELQTNGIILAGDDGSMIASLYAAGFDVIAVSMDSDHQFSEYAPLFSRIVDAGMTLRITVNITDILTPRSFPELLAYCREHAVHQLTLRKIVVPENPGDEKTARWIEEHGTPNVYDDLMHQGIALAKNQGKLIRSLAHGVFVYDIDGVSFSYSDYCIQERNEGDNIRSLVFLEDGHLYTSWNSRASILF, encoded by the coding sequence ATGGGACGTGATCTCAAAGCGGAAAATCTGTCGGTCTCGGTGCCGAATCGGGGATGTGACAAGAACTGCCCCTACTGCATTAGCCGCATGACCGGCTATGTGAAAAACGATTACTCCCGGATGGTGAGGAATACTGAAAAGATAAAGAACGTCGCCCGGGCCGCGGAGGTGACCTCGGTGCTGTTTACCGGGAAGGGTGAGCCGGTTCTGGCGTGGGAGGAGCTTATGGCTCTGGGAAGGGAATTCGCCGGGTGGCCGCTGGAGCTGCAGACAAACGGCATAATCCTTGCGGGGGATGACGGCTCCATGATCGCCTCGTTGTATGCCGCCGGTTTCGACGTTATTGCCGTCTCCATGGACAGCGATCATCAGTTTAGTGAGTATGCGCCGCTGTTTTCCCGGATTGTCGATGCGGGCATGACCCTTCGCATCACCGTCAATATCACGGATATTCTCACGCCCCGCTCTTTCCCGGAGCTTCTCGCATACTGTCGAGAGCACGCCGTACACCAGTTGACACTCAGGAAGATCGTAGTCCCGGAAAATCCCGGGGACGAAAAGACGGCCCGCTGGATTGAGGAGCACGGCACGCCGAACGTATACGACGACCTGATGCATCAGGGGATCGCCCTGGCAAAAAATCAGGGGAAGCTCATCAGGAGCCTGGCCCACGGTGTTTTCGTATACGATATCGACGGGGTGTCGTTTTCCTACAGCGACTACTGCATTCAGGAGCGAAACGAGGGAGACAATATCAGGTCTCTGGTGTTTTTGGAAGACGGACACCTCTATACGTCATGGAATTCCCGGGCGTCGATACTGTTCTGA
- a CDS encoding 3-hydroxyacyl-CoA dehydrogenase family protein, which produces MPTDAISNTTVVGAGFMGCQIASQAAVFGDTVRIFDVAQDVLANARNLVKFYVEGYFQESGGDPNDALLRIDFCDDIVRAVKDADLVIEAVTEDLAVKKKVFSLIDKHAPGHAVIATNSSSLPVSRIEDAISRKDKVVNIHFASPIPQRNYTEIMRGTKTTDETVNKVEAWSRSINCLPLIALKESMGFVVNRVWHAARKDALAAWAGGYVDYKDIDRGWMKLTGMPAGPFGAMDYIGIDVVLGIERAYYEEMGLAEDEQIKRLAEMVDRGELGMKSGRGFYTWPEPEFSRAEFLDPKVK; this is translated from the coding sequence ATGCCAACCGATGCCATCAGCAATACAACCGTGGTGGGGGCGGGATTCATGGGGTGTCAGATTGCGTCCCAGGCCGCCGTTTTCGGAGATACCGTGCGGATTTTCGACGTAGCACAGGATGTGCTTGCAAACGCCCGAAACCTCGTGAAGTTTTATGTGGAGGGATATTTTCAGGAAAGCGGCGGCGATCCGAATGATGCGCTTTTGCGGATCGATTTTTGTGACGATATCGTTCGGGCGGTGAAAGATGCGGACCTGGTTATCGAGGCGGTGACCGAAGACCTCGCCGTGAAGAAAAAGGTATTCTCCCTGATCGACAAGCACGCTCCCGGCCATGCCGTCATCGCCACGAACAGCTCATCTTTGCCGGTTTCCAGGATAGAGGATGCGATATCCCGAAAGGATAAGGTCGTCAACATCCATTTCGCCTCTCCCATCCCCCAGCGCAATTATACGGAGATCATGCGGGGGACGAAGACCACGGATGAGACGGTGAATAAGGTCGAGGCGTGGTCCCGGAGCATCAACTGCCTTCCTTTGATTGCCCTGAAGGAATCGATGGGCTTTGTCGTCAACCGTGTCTGGCATGCGGCCAGGAAGGACGCCCTGGCCGCGTGGGCGGGGGGCTATGTCGACTACAAAGATATCGACCGGGGATGGATGAAGCTGACCGGCATGCCCGCCGGCCCTTTCGGGGCCATGGACTATATCGGCATCGATGTGGTTCTCGGCATCGAGCGGGCCTATTACGAGGAGATGGGTTTGGCTGAGGATGAGCAGATCAAAAGGCTCGCTGAAATGGTCGACCGGGGTGAGCTTGGTATGAAGTCCGGCAGGGGGTTTTATACCTGGCCGGAGCCGGAATTTTCGCGGGCCGAGTTCCTGGATCCGAAGGTAAAGTAA
- a CDS encoding 3-hydroxyacyl-CoA dehydrogenase family protein, whose translation MGEKIKTIAMIGAGFMGTQIASRAAVHGYPVRMFDVSKDVLNAAVEGVKNYNNMHFQSNEGDPEKANALITFHEDLADALKGADLVIEAVPEELELKKKVFAQLDELAEPHTILATNSSSIPITKIEGAVKRMDKVMNVHFYIPIPRTYAVDLMRGTKTSDETFNKVEAWVRDINCMPLIVKKECMGFVLNRLWRAIKKDALKIWAGGHADIESVDRGWMIFTGMPLGPFGAMDYVGLDVVYDIEMSYYNNSKDEDDKPPQALKDMVDRGELGVKTGKGFYDWSNPPFFSPDFLDPKKK comes from the coding sequence ATGGGCGAAAAAATCAAAACAATCGCGATGATTGGTGCAGGATTTATGGGCACGCAGATCGCCTCCCGGGCGGCGGTACATGGCTACCCCGTTCGCATGTTCGACGTCAGTAAGGACGTCCTGAATGCCGCCGTGGAGGGAGTGAAGAACTACAACAACATGCACTTTCAATCGAACGAGGGTGATCCCGAAAAGGCGAACGCGCTGATCACCTTTCATGAAGACCTGGCCGACGCATTGAAGGGGGCGGACTTGGTTATCGAGGCGGTCCCCGAAGAGCTTGAGCTGAAAAAAAAGGTCTTCGCCCAGTTGGACGAACTGGCCGAACCGCACACCATCCTTGCCACGAACAGCTCCTCGATTCCGATCACCAAGATCGAGGGGGCGGTGAAGCGCATGGACAAGGTGATGAACGTGCACTTTTACATTCCGATTCCCAGAACCTATGCCGTTGATCTGATGCGGGGGACGAAGACCTCCGACGAGACCTTCAACAAGGTCGAGGCGTGGGTGCGGGATATCAACTGTATGCCCCTGATCGTCAAGAAGGAATGCATGGGCTTTGTCCTCAATCGCCTCTGGCGGGCCATCAAAAAGGATGCTCTGAAGATATGGGCCGGAGGTCATGCCGACATTGAATCAGTGGATCGGGGCTGGATGATCTTTACCGGGATGCCCCTGGGGCCTTTCGGCGCGATGGATTACGTGGGATTGGATGTGGTCTACGACATCGAGATGTCCTATTACAACAACAGTAAGGACGAGGACGACAAGCCCCCCCAGGCTCTCAAGGACATGGTGGATCGGGGCGAACTGGGAGTCAAGACCGGCAAGGGATTCTACGACTGGTCCAACCCGCCGTTTTTCTCTCCCGATTTTCTCGATCCGAAAAAGAAGTAA